The Candida dubliniensis CD36 chromosome 2, complete sequence genome contains a region encoding:
- a CDS encoding succinyl-coa:alpha-ketoacid-coa transferase, putative (Similar to Mus musculus Oxct1), which yields MKLLAKKSTFLVRFVSTSRPKSKVVTTTDEALQGIGSNITLLSGGFGLSGVPDTIINAMVNHPAIKNVTAVSNNAGLDGRGLSQLLVTGQITKMISSYIGGNRTFEKLYLTGQIDLELTPQGNLAERVRAGAAGIPAFYSSAGVGTWLEEGKLPVRYDSTGEKVLKTSDPREAREFNGRKYLLEPAIQGDVAIIKAFKADTMGNCWFRGAARNFNSVMGRNARLTVVEAEHIVEPGEIAPEDVHLPAIYVDKIIQSTTPKDIELFTFSDEKTDNDNKQKSEVELKRAKIVKRAAQEFEDGLFANLGIGMPTLAPNYLPDNIHVTLQSENGILGLGSYPKKGEEDPDLINAGKETVTLARGASLFGSEESFAMIRGGKIDLTILGGLQVSSKGDLANWGLPGRVKGMGGAMDLVSNPSATRVVVVMDHVDKKGRPKILEECQFPLTGKRCVSRIITDLAVFDIVDGKLILIEIDPETTVEEVASKTGAKFEVAKDLKKIEV from the coding sequence atgaaattgttaGCCAAGAAAAGCACATTCCTTGTTAGATTTGTTTCTACTTCCCgaccaaaatcaaaagttGTAACCACAACCGATGAAGCCCTTCAAGGGATTGGATCCAATATCACTTTGTTATCGGGAGGATTTGGTCTTAGCGGTGTTCCAGATACAATTATAAATGCAATGGTAAACCACCCAGCAATAAAGAATGTAACTGCTGTTTCTAATAATGCTGGCTTGGATGGCAGAGGGTTATCCCAACTATTAGTGACGGGACAAATTACCAAAATGATCTCTAGTTATATTGGCGGGAATAGAACATTCGAAAAGCTATATCTTACTGGTCAAATTGATCTAGAGTTAACCCCACAAGGTAATTTAGCAGAGCGTGTTCGTGCTGGTGCAGCAGGCATTCCTGCTTTTTATTCATCTGCTGGGGTGGGCACCTGGTTAGAAGAAGGGAAATTACCAGTGAGGTACGACAGCACGGGTGAAAAAGTGTTGAAAACTAGTGATCCTCGTGAAGCTCGTGAATTCAATGGAAGAAAGTATTTACTTGAACCTGCTATTCAAGGAGACGTTGCTATCATTAAAGCATTCAAGGCTGACACAATGGGAAATTGTTGGTTTCGAGGAGCTGCAAGAAACTTTAACTCGGTTATGGGCAGAAATGCAAGATTGACGGTCGTCGAAGCTGAGCACATTGTTGAGCCAGGTGAAATTGCTCCTGAGGATGTCCATTTGCCAGCCATTTATGTTGACAAAATCATCCAATCGACTACACCAAAGGacattgaattatttacCTTTTCAGACGAAAAAACTGATAATGACAATAAGCAAAAACTGGAAGTGGAATTGAAACGAGCAAAAATAGTGAAAAGAGCAGCCCAAGAATTTGAGGATGGATTGTTTGCCAATTTAGGAATAGGTATGCCCACGTTGGCACCAAACTACTTGCCCGACAACATTCATGTTACTTTACAGTCCGAAAATGGTATATTAGGATTAGGTTCGTATCCCAAGAAAGGTGAAGAAGATCCAGATTTAATCAATGCTGGTAAAGAAACAGTCACATTAGCACGTGGTGCTTCATTGTTTGGGTCTGAGGAATCTTTTGCAATGATTAGAGGTGGAAAGATTGATTTGACAATATTAGGTGGTTTGCAAGTTTCATCCAAAGGCGATTTAGCTAACTGGGGATTACCCGGACGGGTAAAAGGTATGGGTGGTGCAATGGATCTTGTTAGCAATCCATCTGCCACGAGGGTAGTTGTAGTCATGGATCATGTAGACAAGAAAGGTAGACCCAAAATTCTCGAGGAGTGTCAATTCCCATTGACTGGTAAAAGATGTGTTTCTAGGATCATCACTGACTTAGCTGTATTTGATATCGTTGATGGAAAGTTGATtcttattgaaattgatccCGAAACAACCGTTGAAGAAGTTGCTTCCAAAACCGGGGCCAAATTCGAAGTTGcaaaagatttgaaaaaaattgaggtttga